AGTGAAGACCAATATATTAAGCTTAGAAAAGTTCCTAAAAACAAAACGGGCGCTTCAATATGGTCGTTTTCTGGATTTATGCTAGGTGGTGTAATTTATGCGTTTATGAAAGGATTAGAAAGTATATTTTTTGAAGAACTAACAATGAATCTTATGTTTTTAGCTATTCTAACCGCTTTTTTCTGTAGTTTCATATTTAGATATGTACGATCTGTAGTTAATCTTAATAAGTTGAAAAAAATTTTTAATGAGGAAACAACTCTAAATTTAGATCATCTGATTATTTTAAAGAAGGATAATAATTTTTATAAAAAACGTTGTGTAACTGGAACAATTATTTTGATAGCAATCTTATTTTTTCTGTTGTCTTTATTGATCCAAGCTAAATCCTTAACGGTGATACCAGTAATATTCATCTATTTAGTGTTCGTGTCATTTTTAAACACGTCAATATTAAAACCTATGGAAAACATGGAATATAGTTATAAACCTGAGAAATAGTATTGAAATGTCAAGGTTCAAGTGAGAAGGAGTGAAAATTATGTTAACAATCGGTAGTATCGTTTACTTAAAAGAAGGTAGTCAAAAAATTATGGTTTTAAACAGAGGCCCCGTTGTAAATGAAAATGACAAAAATGTTTTGTATGATTATAGCGGTTGCAGATATCCAAGTGGTTTAAATCCTAATGAAGTGCTTTATTTTAATCAAGAAAATGTTGATTCTGTTTTGTTTAATGGTTATACAGATGAGGAAGAAGAACGGTTTGAACAATTGTATACTGAATGGCTAGATGGTGAAGGAAAGTTGATTGAAAGAGGGATTGTTAGTAAGAGTTTAGGATGATTTTGAATAAAATGTAAAAAATTGATATGTATAAGATGAAGATATAATCGAAAGATAGTTTGCCAAATGTAGTCTTGAAGATAATATGTATAATTTGAATCTATCTGTTTTAGGATACGAGAATGATAAAAAGAAGTAGCTTATATTTTTTACGAAAAACAAAAATATCAATTTTTAGTATTTATAATATACTGAGACACATCAAAATATCTGAGTGGACTAAAAAATGAACTATTCAAATATAGTAAGTATAGGAGGAACTTATGTTAGAAAAAAGTAAAAAAAAAGGAATAATTGATTATTTAAATGAGGTAAATAATACAATTAGAGATTTAAAAAAACACATTTCTGGTTTTTCAAATGGAGAATGCGTTTTAGCATATAGAGGTGAGCCAATGGATTATGGTGAAACTTCTTTAATGCCCTCCATTTTTAGGGAGAAATATACTTTAAAAGACGAATTAAATTTGTTAGATTTGATTTGTGATTATGAAATAGTTGACAAAGTAAATTTAAAAAATATTGAAAAAGCTATAGAGTCACAGCACTATATAGCAATCAGTCGTTTATTAGATATTACCTTTAATATTTTACCAGCTATTTATTTTGCTTGTAGCCAAAGAGAAGATAAAGATGGAAAAATTTATATTTTTGCATTTCCTGAATACTTTTCACCACAATCCAATTATATTGAAAATTTTTATTCATCGTTATTGGATGAAAAAAGTTTTAATTCTCCTTTTTTTGGAGATTTTAAAGTTATTACTCATGGTTATAATAATGAACGAATGAAGTTACAAAGCGGTGGTTTTATTCTTTTTCCTGGTCAAAAATACCGAAAAATTCCTAAGTGCTATTATAAAGAAATATATATTGATAAAAAGGACAAACAATTGATTTTAGATGAATTAAGTGCCTTTTTTAACATTTCTGAAGCAAGCATATATCCAGAAAAGGATAAGCGAGCTAGTTTGATAAGAGAGAAAGTAAAAAGAATACAATCAATAAAGAGATATGATACTGAAATAACAGTGGATTTAGAGGTTAGGGCATATCTTGACCGTCTAACTTTTGAAATGGCTCTACGAAAAGAAAAGAATGAAGATACCAAAAAAATTACTAGAATTTTTAGAAAAGAAATAGCAGATTTGATTTACTATATTGATAATAGTGGGATTGGCAATGGCGATTCTGATAAAAAGAATAAAGTTAATCTGAAAAACGAGTGTGAATCTACATTTAATTTTTATAAAAAAGTTATAAGAAAAGGTGGTAAGTAATATGAGTAAATTGAATAGTTGGAGCACTATAAAAAGATTAAGTGATTTTTTAAAAGAGACTAAGGATTTAAACACCTTGGAACCAGAACCAATAGGAGATAAGAAAGGATATTATAAACTAGAAGGGACTACAGAAAAAAGTGGTGATGGTGAATTTTATATAATTTATGATTGTAGTGGAGACAATGCTGAATTTGATTTTTTAGAGTTAAATCGTGTGAAGAAAGCGGATGAAAATTTTAGTTCTATAATTGTAATTTTTAAAAATTGGGATCATGAACGTGAGCTATTTTTCAAAGCACAAAAAGAACTCACTAATCGAAAAAGTAGAGCTACGTTAGATGAGATTTACTCGCAAAAGATTTCTTATTATATAGATATAGATAACGAAATCGATATTCCTGTAGATGGGGATGGAATAAACTTCTTAGAATATATGTACAGTCATAAAGAAGATAATCTTAAAAAAATAGAATTAAATGGATTTATTTATAATGTTTCGATGTCAGAATTAAAAGAAGTATTTAATGTTACAGGAATAAATTTATTTAGTAAGAATGTTCGTTATGGCTTGAGTAAGGATAAAACTGGAAAAAAGTTAAAAGAAAATTTTAAGATGTACATGAAAGTAAAATGTATAATGAATTACAAAAAGGATGGACAATTATATAAGAGTTTATCAACATTGTTTAATATTGATAAACAGGCATTAGACTATAATCAACCTGAACAATTTTGGTTTTATCACAATGGCATTACTATTTTTTCTTATGATTCTAAATCGTTAGATAGAACCGGAGAAACAGTAAAAATCAATCCTAGGAAAA
The DNA window shown above is from Enterococcus sp. 12C11_DIV0727 and carries:
- a CDS encoding DUF443 family protein, with amino-acid sequence MKVEDTSIPRFKLATINKKDKYLLDLDSHKFTWLIPMSTWYVANNATKISEDQYIKLRKVPKNKTGASIWSFSGFMLGGVIYAFMKGLESIFFEELTMNLMFLAILTAFFCSFIFRYVRSVVNLNKLKKIFNEETTLNLDHLIILKKDNNFYKKRCVTGTIILIAILFFLLSLLIQAKSLTVIPVIFIYLVFVSFLNTSILKPMENMEYSYKPEK
- a CDS encoding DUF4176 domain-containing protein, whose protein sequence is MLTIGSIVYLKEGSQKIMVLNRGPVVNENDKNVLYDYSGCRYPSGLNPNEVLYFNQENVDSVLFNGYTDEEEERFEQLYTEWLDGEGKLIERGIVSKSLG
- a CDS encoding FRG domain-containing protein, whose protein sequence is MLEKSKKKGIIDYLNEVNNTIRDLKKHISGFSNGECVLAYRGEPMDYGETSLMPSIFREKYTLKDELNLLDLICDYEIVDKVNLKNIEKAIESQHYIAISRLLDITFNILPAIYFACSQREDKDGKIYIFAFPEYFSPQSNYIENFYSSLLDEKSFNSPFFGDFKVITHGYNNERMKLQSGGFILFPGQKYRKIPKCYYKEIYIDKKDKQLILDELSAFFNISEASIYPEKDKRASLIREKVKRIQSIKRYDTEITVDLEVRAYLDRLTFEMALRKEKNEDTKKITRIFRKEIADLIYYIDNSGIGNGDSDKKNKVNLKNECESTFNFYKKVIRKGGK